A single Crateriforma conspicua DNA region contains:
- a CDS encoding polysaccharide deacetylase family protein, which produces MPFFDESCVLVPVSTLEDFPKGGSDANARNLLAAWSVLWHPAVVVACNGAPLWYRADSIPGSEGRRLIAVPDDSLEMMPEDQRLGLIDLSGLSSPPIDWQSGETPSGESAPAVGQAYGVTGPDRDAMLALLGLKQKDDSAKQSPIQWPDFPESVRAGHRMVTPDDFFALAYANLQIQVMTRRLRYSSNLDEMQLRRHATAAAEAFVARDGETCVAAMHDAFDSIAEERDHYFASDPSLIDLVLLTPATLCQDAVEPLIADSNESDGVNETPTAPPSGADIPAEHEVMPDNRLQSDIESATGTLPGTIHAAPRNVLLDRDVCQAIHDDSSKRFAALVSAIRDGKIGWAGGSPGDVEFDLMSFDDGRRALINGHSLASQTIGEPPKVYGRFCGGTPSDFTPTLGRLGYVGVIPIDFRRGTGHGEEAKVVLQSGGTELEALTAKPIDATSDASFLDLAAKLGESIDSGEIATALLVHWPGKTCDSFQDLRRAASWSLALGKFWRLRDYFVDGEHPYHHGTPTHVSNSASQSLSQAVNEDAAADPISTVATETRDAVIRQATLRLHAMADLASGKARLQSSDVSASHRGDNQNETPASAVDGLADSAERLATALGYNVIASGPADASPADAAIVLNPSSSGGRREVRFRQPVSRKIKHVYGVSRESGSQHDSDCDLTPASGSFWSATTDAPGHGFSVLRGNPSVASEGGPFSRHGWLGRKWFGDGRIARGDFLGNQFLEAQISMSSGGISSVFSGPIRGNRFSMRLIRVAEGKSGTKCQMVADKVVTVRNGNDLGTIQATGRLVDDDQTMLAEFDFRYSLLRGSRNLRVTGSLRPAIACNGEPWKNYFALRIATATESAIDRVIVRDKLHRAPSRRMVAPLGVVLDEAERQTLIASHGLAYHRRVGERFVDTLLCCQGETSTEFQIDYGFDIPAPVSMAKSVIAPPVALPISPSDQAVASEPQGWLIHRRPSTIELSDVTIFRRDDGHLAGIIRVMQTSGQSVKAKLRFCRTVAAACRFDGDQATIDAPLDDLRQKLEVNGDAIKFSIAGHAVLDLLVVFRDSGQTQADAPEQA; this is translated from the coding sequence ATGCCCTTTTTTGATGAGTCCTGCGTTCTGGTACCCGTTTCCACCCTGGAAGACTTTCCCAAGGGGGGTAGCGACGCGAATGCCCGCAACCTGCTGGCGGCTTGGTCCGTGCTATGGCACCCCGCCGTCGTGGTCGCCTGCAACGGTGCCCCGCTGTGGTACCGTGCGGATTCGATCCCCGGCAGCGAAGGCCGCCGGCTGATCGCCGTCCCCGACGATTCGCTGGAGATGATGCCCGAAGACCAGCGGCTGGGGCTGATCGATCTGTCCGGTCTTTCGTCACCCCCCATCGATTGGCAGTCAGGCGAAACGCCATCCGGCGAATCCGCGCCCGCCGTCGGCCAGGCTTACGGCGTGACCGGTCCGGACCGTGACGCGATGCTGGCATTGCTGGGACTGAAACAAAAAGACGATTCGGCAAAGCAATCCCCGATCCAGTGGCCTGACTTTCCCGAGTCGGTCCGCGCGGGCCATCGCATGGTGACCCCGGACGATTTCTTTGCCCTGGCCTACGCCAATCTGCAGATCCAGGTGATGACCCGGCGGTTGCGGTATTCCAGCAACCTGGACGAAATGCAGCTGCGTCGTCACGCGACCGCGGCGGCCGAAGCGTTCGTGGCCCGCGACGGGGAAACCTGTGTCGCCGCAATGCACGACGCTTTCGATTCGATTGCCGAAGAACGTGACCACTACTTCGCGTCCGATCCGTCGCTAATCGATTTGGTCCTGCTGACCCCGGCGACCCTGTGCCAAGACGCCGTCGAACCGTTGATCGCGGATTCCAACGAATCAGACGGCGTCAACGAAACGCCCACCGCACCACCAAGCGGTGCCGATATCCCGGCCGAACACGAGGTGATGCCGGACAACCGATTACAGTCGGATATCGAATCAGCAACCGGAACGTTACCGGGAACCATCCACGCCGCACCACGGAACGTCTTGCTGGACCGTGACGTTTGCCAAGCGATTCACGACGATTCATCAAAACGTTTCGCCGCACTGGTGTCCGCCATCCGAGACGGCAAGATCGGCTGGGCCGGCGGCAGCCCCGGCGACGTCGAGTTTGATTTGATGTCCTTCGATGATGGTCGTCGCGCGCTGATCAACGGACATTCGCTGGCGTCCCAGACGATCGGTGAACCGCCCAAGGTTTATGGCCGGTTTTGTGGCGGCACCCCGTCGGACTTCACTCCCACCCTGGGGCGTCTGGGATACGTCGGCGTGATCCCGATCGATTTCCGTCGCGGGACCGGACACGGCGAAGAGGCCAAAGTGGTGCTGCAATCCGGCGGCACCGAGTTGGAAGCTCTGACAGCCAAGCCGATCGATGCCACCAGCGACGCGTCGTTCTTGGACTTGGCGGCAAAGCTGGGCGAATCGATCGACAGCGGTGAAATCGCCACCGCGTTGTTGGTCCACTGGCCGGGTAAGACCTGCGACAGTTTTCAAGACCTGCGACGTGCCGCGTCTTGGTCGCTGGCGTTGGGCAAGTTTTGGCGGTTGCGGGATTACTTCGTCGACGGCGAACATCCGTATCATCACGGAACCCCCACGCACGTCAGCAACAGTGCATCGCAAAGCCTCAGCCAGGCAGTCAACGAAGACGCCGCCGCCGATCCGATTTCCACGGTGGCCACCGAGACCCGCGATGCGGTGATCCGCCAAGCAACGCTGCGTTTGCATGCCATGGCTGATCTGGCCAGCGGCAAGGCCCGGTTGCAATCGTCTGACGTGTCGGCCAGTCATCGCGGCGACAACCAAAATGAAACGCCCGCGTCCGCCGTCGATGGCTTGGCCGATTCGGCCGAGCGTCTGGCCACGGCGCTGGGATACAACGTTATCGCGTCGGGCCCAGCCGATGCCTCACCGGCCGATGCAGCGATCGTGTTGAACCCGTCATCATCGGGTGGTCGCCGAGAGGTTCGGTTCCGTCAGCCGGTTTCGCGGAAGATCAAGCATGTGTACGGCGTCAGCCGCGAAAGCGGCAGCCAACATGACAGCGATTGCGACCTCACGCCGGCCTCAGGCAGTTTTTGGTCGGCCACCACCGACGCACCGGGTCACGGATTTTCGGTCCTTCGCGGCAATCCAAGTGTTGCATCGGAGGGCGGTCCGTTCAGCCGTCACGGATGGCTGGGACGCAAATGGTTTGGCGACGGACGCATCGCTCGCGGCGATTTCCTGGGCAACCAGTTCTTGGAAGCTCAGATCTCAATGTCGTCCGGCGGAATCTCTTCGGTCTTCAGCGGTCCGATTCGCGGCAACCGCTTTTCGATGCGACTGATCCGTGTGGCCGAAGGAAAATCCGGAACCAAGTGCCAGATGGTCGCCGATAAAGTCGTGACGGTCCGAAACGGTAACGACCTGGGAACGATCCAAGCGACCGGGCGTCTGGTGGACGACGATCAAACAATGCTGGCCGAGTTTGATTTTCGATACTCGCTGCTTCGAGGCAGCCGAAACCTTCGCGTCACCGGCTCGCTACGCCCAGCGATCGCGTGCAATGGCGAACCTTGGAAGAACTACTTTGCCCTGCGGATCGCCACCGCCACCGAATCGGCCATCGACCGGGTCATCGTCCGCGACAAATTGCACCGTGCACCCAGCCGCCGAATGGTCGCGCCGCTGGGCGTCGTTCTGGATGAAGCCGAACGGCAAACCCTAATCGCCTCGCACGGGTTGGCCTATCACCGACGCGTCGGCGAACGTTTTGTCGACACGCTGCTGTGTTGCCAAGGTGAAACGTCGACCGAGTTTCAAATAGACTATGGGTTTGACATCCCCGCGCCCGTGTCGATGGCCAAATCCGTGATCGCACCGCCTGTCGCATTGCCGATTTCTCCGTCCGACCAGGCCGTTGCATCGGAGCCGCAGGGATGGCTGATTCACCGTCGCCCGTCGACCATCGAATTGTCGGACGTCACGATCTTTCGTCGCGACGATGGCCATCTGGCGGGGATCATCCGCGTGATGCAGACCAGCGGCCAATCGGTCAAAGCCAAACTGCGATTCTGTCGCACGGTTGCCGCGGCTTGCCGATTCGACGGCGACCAGGCAACGATCGACGCACCGCTGGACGATCTGCGACAAAAGTTGGAGGTCAATGGCGACGCGATCAAGTTTTCGATCGCGGGACATGCGGTGCTTGATTTGTTGGTCGTGTTCCGAGACTCTGGCCAAACACAGGCGGATGCACCGGAGCAGGCTTAA
- the pilM gene encoding type IV pilus assembly protein PilM, translating into MAGSGSVWGIEIGQSALKALRCSKTSDGIVAEAFDYIEYPKILSQPDADADALVADALEQLLERNDIQGSEICISVPGQSGLAKFFKPPPVEVKKIADIVRYEARQQIPFDLADVVWDHQMMPGSMIEEGFALDSEVGLFAMKREQAYRQLKPFDNANLEVDIVQLAPISLYNTIAYDRMHERVDGGVFDPDDPPKSTVVLSIGTDSSDLIVTNGFRIWQRSMPIGGNHFTRQLTKDLKLTFAKAEHLKRNAKDAADPKMVFQTMRPVFNDLVTEVQRSIGFFRSIDRKAEIDELLITGNTVKMPGLAAYLGKNLGMEVHVLDRFERLTGDDVMSIPQFRENASTYSVCYGLCLQGLGLGQIHASLVPHEILRERMIRAKKPWTLAGLAVLMLGLGTHYWFTEQTWASTHENLWGQASSEVALMDSYSSDHFGKDEQLNNKLNFLNAVGKELSGNVERRLTWLEIMRVINAGVPRETEEDAKKTRKELPLDQRKDIHVTKVETKFYEDLEEWYDEDRARRFEEEMRNWTRLMDRTEVPYLEEFETGPTESGWVIQINGYHYFNSDKSKRYAGNAHVRKYLTTYFLEGEYELPSGDGQTMKFTPAEMGLSFPLLLDEARMKEETIPNPDFDRTKAMADPEYMEEEPPELTVQRLDFTFQVVWKPNLITDRVEAKLQAEAEAAEAAAAEAGLTEPEVPVGDQTAMTP; encoded by the coding sequence ATGGCCGGAAGCGGCAGCGTTTGGGGAATCGAAATCGGGCAATCAGCGCTCAAGGCGTTGCGTTGCTCCAAGACCAGTGACGGAATCGTTGCGGAAGCATTCGACTATATCGAGTACCCCAAAATCCTGAGCCAGCCTGACGCGGATGCCGACGCGTTGGTCGCCGATGCGCTGGAACAGTTGCTGGAACGCAACGACATCCAGGGGTCGGAAATTTGCATCAGCGTGCCTGGGCAAAGCGGCTTGGCGAAGTTTTTCAAACCGCCGCCGGTCGAAGTCAAAAAAATCGCCGACATCGTCCGTTACGAGGCGCGTCAACAAATCCCGTTTGATCTGGCCGACGTCGTCTGGGATCACCAGATGATGCCCGGCAGCATGATCGAAGAAGGCTTTGCCCTGGACAGCGAAGTCGGGCTGTTCGCGATGAAGCGGGAACAGGCCTATCGCCAGTTGAAGCCGTTCGACAACGCGAATTTGGAAGTCGACATCGTCCAGTTGGCGCCGATTTCGCTATACAACACGATCGCCTATGACCGGATGCACGAGCGGGTCGATGGCGGCGTCTTCGATCCGGATGATCCGCCCAAGTCGACCGTGGTGTTGTCGATCGGGACGGATTCCAGCGACCTGATCGTGACCAACGGTTTCCGCATCTGGCAACGTAGCATGCCGATCGGCGGTAACCATTTCACCCGCCAGTTGACCAAAGACCTGAAGCTGACGTTTGCCAAGGCGGAACACCTGAAGCGGAACGCCAAGGATGCGGCCGACCCGAAGATGGTCTTCCAGACGATGCGTCCGGTCTTCAACGACTTGGTCACCGAAGTCCAGCGGTCCATTGGGTTCTTCCGCAGCATCGACCGCAAGGCGGAGATCGACGAACTGTTGATCACCGGTAACACGGTAAAAATGCCCGGCTTGGCGGCCTACCTGGGCAAGAACTTGGGGATGGAAGTCCACGTCCTGGATCGCTTCGAACGGCTGACCGGCGACGACGTGATGTCGATTCCGCAATTCCGTGAAAACGCTTCGACGTACTCGGTTTGTTACGGGTTGTGTTTGCAAGGCTTGGGGCTGGGCCAGATTCACGCCAGCCTGGTGCCGCATGAAATCTTGCGGGAACGCATGATCCGGGCCAAGAAGCCTTGGACACTGGCCGGATTGGCGGTGCTGATGCTGGGGCTGGGCACCCACTATTGGTTCACCGAACAGACTTGGGCGTCCACCCACGAAAACTTGTGGGGACAAGCCAGCAGCGAAGTCGCGTTGATGGACAGTTACAGCAGCGATCACTTCGGCAAAGACGAACAGCTCAATAACAAGCTGAACTTCTTGAACGCGGTCGGCAAAGAACTGTCGGGCAACGTGGAACGTCGGTTGACCTGGCTGGAAATCATGCGGGTCATCAACGCGGGCGTCCCGCGGGAAACCGAGGAAGACGCGAAGAAGACGCGCAAGGAATTGCCGCTGGACCAACGCAAGGACATTCACGTCACCAAGGTCGAAACGAAGTTTTACGAAGACTTGGAAGAATGGTACGACGAAGATCGCGCCCGACGTTTCGAAGAAGAAATGCGAAACTGGACGCGTCTGATGGACCGTACCGAAGTGCCGTATCTGGAAGAATTTGAAACCGGGCCGACCGAATCTGGCTGGGTCATCCAAATCAACGGATACCACTACTTCAACAGCGACAAATCCAAACGCTATGCCGGCAACGCCCACGTCCGAAAGTACCTGACGACGTACTTCTTGGAAGGCGAATACGAATTGCCCTCCGGTGACGGCCAGACGATGAAATTCACGCCCGCGGAAATGGGCCTGAGTTTTCCGTTGTTGCTGGACGAAGCCCGGATGAAGGAGGAAACGATTCCCAACCCGGACTTTGACCGCACCAAAGCGATGGCGGACCCTGAATACATGGAAGAAGAGCCGCCGGAACTGACGGTCCAGCGATTGGACTTTACGTTCCAAGTGGTTTGGAAGCCGAACCTGATCACCGATCGGGTGGAAGCCAAATTGCAAGCCGAGGCGGAGGCCGCAGAAGCGGCGGCCGCGGAGGCAGGTTTGACCGAACCGGAAGTCCCGGTGGGTGATCAGACCGCGATGACGCCGTAG
- a CDS encoding Nramp family divalent metal transporter yields MPKDPSDAPVTSPIDATASIDADVRQPPRSFAGVMRSAGPGLIVAGSIVGSGELIATTKTGAEAGFSFLWLILLGCVIKVFTQIELGRYTMVQGKTTLRALSEVPGPRISGRGNWLVWYWMVMWVASISQQGGIVGGVGQALSISFPLTEQGRLYNEAAGAEHELKFVEFAERSDEIHSTPESELTPLRAQARQTREAYEEQFGAQSQPIDVTAWGVMIAIVTSVVLFFGRYGLIQTFCTVLVGSFTLLIVVNLFLLQDQPDYRVRWTEFVSGLKFGFPDTSDGSSSPIHTALATFGIIGVGAAELVMYPYWCMEKGYAKFTGPRDDSDAWLDRARGWLGVMKADAWGAMIVYTFATIAFYLLGAAVLHRVGLNPEKSDMVRTLAVMFVPVFSDWAAALFLFGAIAVLYSTYFVACASHARVFSDALRVMGFIDPSEENRAVWIRWLSGVFPLVALLIYVAFPSPAQLVLLSGIAQGIMLPMLAGAALWFRYRRSIPALQPSRVWDALLWTSGIAMLVTGSWTVVAALQTYFG; encoded by the coding sequence ATGCCCAAGGACCCGTCTGATGCCCCCGTGACGTCGCCAATCGATGCAACGGCATCGATCGACGCCGACGTCCGGCAACCGCCCCGATCGTTCGCCGGAGTGATGCGTTCAGCGGGGCCCGGATTGATCGTTGCCGGTTCGATCGTCGGCAGCGGCGAATTGATCGCGACTACGAAAACGGGGGCCGAAGCGGGATTCAGTTTTCTGTGGCTGATTCTGCTGGGATGCGTGATCAAAGTCTTCACGCAAATCGAATTGGGCCGCTACACGATGGTCCAAGGCAAAACGACGCTGCGGGCGCTCAGCGAAGTGCCCGGGCCGCGAATTTCCGGACGCGGCAATTGGTTGGTCTGGTACTGGATGGTGATGTGGGTGGCCAGCATCAGCCAACAAGGCGGCATCGTCGGCGGGGTCGGCCAAGCGCTTTCGATCAGTTTTCCGCTCACCGAGCAAGGACGTTTGTACAACGAGGCCGCCGGCGCCGAACACGAATTGAAATTTGTGGAGTTTGCCGAACGCAGCGACGAGATCCACAGCACGCCCGAAAGCGAATTGACACCGCTGCGCGCCCAGGCTCGGCAAACGCGAGAGGCCTATGAAGAACAGTTCGGCGCCCAATCACAGCCGATCGACGTGACCGCTTGGGGAGTGATGATCGCGATCGTGACCAGTGTGGTGCTGTTTTTTGGTCGCTATGGTCTGATTCAGACGTTCTGCACCGTTCTGGTGGGATCGTTCACCCTGTTGATCGTTGTGAATCTGTTCCTGCTGCAGGACCAACCCGATTATCGCGTGCGGTGGACGGAGTTTGTCAGCGGTCTGAAGTTTGGATTTCCTGACACGTCCGACGGATCATCGTCACCCATCCACACGGCCTTGGCGACGTTTGGAATCATCGGCGTCGGGGCCGCCGAATTGGTGATGTACCCGTATTGGTGTATGGAAAAGGGTTACGCCAAATTCACCGGCCCTCGTGACGACAGCGACGCATGGCTGGACCGGGCTCGGGGGTGGCTGGGCGTGATGAAGGCGGACGCCTGGGGCGCGATGATCGTTTACACCTTTGCGACCATCGCGTTTTACCTACTGGGCGCGGCGGTCTTGCATCGCGTGGGACTGAACCCCGAAAAATCGGACATGGTCCGTACGCTGGCCGTGATGTTCGTCCCGGTCTTTTCCGATTGGGCCGCCGCGTTGTTTTTGTTCGGTGCGATCGCGGTGTTGTACTCGACGTACTTTGTCGCCTGCGCCAGCCACGCACGCGTGTTTTCCGATGCGTTGCGGGTGATGGGGTTCATCGACCCGAGCGAAGAGAATCGGGCGGTTTGGATCCGCTGGCTCAGCGGTGTTTTTCCCCTGGTTGCTTTGCTGATCTATGTCGCGTTTCCATCGCCGGCGCAGTTGGTGCTGCTCAGCGGGATCGCCCAAGGCATCATGTTGCCGATGCTGGCCGGCGCAGCACTGTGGTTCCGATACCGTCGTTCGATCCCGGCACTGCAACCGTCGCGGGTTTGGGATGCCCTGTTGTGGACGTCCGGGATCGCCATGTTGGTGACGGGATCATGGACGGTGGTCGCCGCGCTGCAGACGTATTTTGGTTGA
- a CDS encoding serine/threonine protein kinase has protein sequence MKKDPPPATSPTTDARRIADQLKSVIEQSKERPLPKPASTEAAESIDEKLGLFHTAALHSELISEQVFARAVDIAKRRLKAGGSDGPVDAEAVAAALIQSGVITSYQAQQLRSGRSKLTLGPYLITDWIGQGGMGQVFKAVHRVMGRECAVKVLPLEKSTEESRASFMREIRLQAGLDHPQLVRAFDAGRDGNVHYLVTEYVPGTDLRKYVRRHGPLPVHQAASIISQAARGLQYAHELGLIHRDVKPGNILVTPDGIAKVSDVGLAAWSMGIHEDPRAGKIVGTADYLSPEQIRSPLMIGPASDIYSLGCTTYYVVTGKVPFPGGDSRSKCRRHCEQTPWHPRKFAPELPEEFVDAIADMMEKDPERRVASAADVADRLEPFARISDAAIDPPIRRQAWTAPPPPMENGIDEDHVGLDGRSGPNVDEDSAAGSASAESQGSTDTPPPVPGGDTAIEAADPMVGNSLASLQTAPRPSHTLAIAITLALAVPVSLLVGAVLGFLAHEYWQF, from the coding sequence ATGAAGAAGGATCCGCCACCCGCAACGTCGCCGACCACCGACGCACGTCGGATCGCTGACCAGTTGAAGTCGGTGATCGAACAGTCCAAGGAACGACCGCTGCCCAAGCCGGCTTCAACCGAGGCGGCCGAATCAATTGATGAAAAACTGGGGCTCTTTCACACCGCAGCTTTGCACAGCGAACTGATCAGCGAACAAGTCTTCGCACGCGCGGTGGACATCGCCAAGCGTCGGTTGAAGGCCGGTGGATCCGACGGCCCGGTCGACGCCGAAGCGGTGGCCGCGGCTCTGATCCAAAGCGGCGTGATCACGTCGTACCAAGCCCAACAGCTTCGCAGCGGTCGCAGCAAGCTGACGCTCGGGCCGTACTTGATCACCGACTGGATCGGCCAAGGCGGCATGGGCCAAGTCTTCAAAGCGGTCCACCGGGTGATGGGGCGTGAATGTGCGGTGAAAGTGTTACCGCTGGAAAAGTCGACCGAAGAATCTCGCGCCAGCTTCATGCGCGAAATCCGCTTGCAGGCCGGTTTGGATCACCCGCAATTGGTCCGCGCGTTTGATGCCGGCCGTGACGGGAACGTGCATTACCTGGTGACCGAATATGTCCCGGGGACGGATCTGCGTAAATACGTTCGCCGTCATGGTCCGTTGCCCGTTCATCAAGCCGCATCAATCATTTCTCAGGCCGCTCGCGGGTTGCAGTACGCGCACGAACTCGGGCTGATCCACCGCGACGTCAAACCTGGCAATATCTTGGTCACGCCCGATGGCATTGCCAAAGTATCCGACGTGGGTTTGGCGGCTTGGAGCATGGGGATTCACGAAGATCCACGGGCCGGAAAGATCGTGGGAACGGCGGATTACCTTTCGCCGGAACAAATTCGCAGCCCGCTGATGATCGGCCCGGCCAGCGACATCTATTCGCTGGGCTGTACGACCTATTACGTCGTCACCGGCAAGGTCCCGTTCCCCGGCGGCGATTCGCGCAGCAAGTGTCGACGACACTGTGAACAGACGCCGTGGCATCCACGAAAGTTTGCACCGGAGTTGCCCGAGGAGTTTGTCGACGCTATTGCCGACATGATGGAAAAGGATCCCGAACGTCGGGTCGCCTCAGCCGCGGATGTCGCGGATCGTTTGGAACCGTTCGCCCGAATCAGTGATGCAGCGATCGACCCGCCGATCCGACGACAAGCCTGGACCGCCCCGCCACCCCCGATGGAAAACGGCATCGATGAAGACCACGTCGGGTTGGACGGTCGATCCGGTCCCAATGTCGACGAAGACTCGGCGGCCGGTTCCGCGTCGGCCGAAAGCCAAGGATCCACCGACACACCGCCACCAGTTCCCGGCGGCGACACGGCGATCGAAGCGGCCGATCCGATGGTCGGAAACTCCTTGGCTTCCCTCCAAACGGCTCCGCGTCCCAGTCACACCCTGGCCATTGCCATCACGCTCGCCTTGGCCGTCCCGGTCAGCCTTTTGGTCGGTGCCGTGCTAGGCTTTTTGGCTCACGAGTATTGGCAGTTCTAA